A section of the Catalinimonas alkaloidigena genome encodes:
- a CDS encoding type IX secretion system membrane protein PorP/SprF, with translation MTRLFLLFFAFFLTFLVRAQDPQYSQFYAIPMYMNPAFAGSAQVGRLSAIYRNQWPTLEANYTTFSAAADYYFPNAQSGVGLIATHDIQGFANLQSTEIAGQYAYQVDMTRTLRLRMGLQAAYVNRGVDYFGLTFGDQFDNRGFRRVPTGEVLSANRRSYGDISTGAVLFTPQFYMGLSGHHLNRPNQSFLGDREAASQLPIRYTFITGYKFALDPQTKRGLQRGQSFREVSFSPALLYMAQGKFDQLNLGMYLTYEPFVIGGWYRGLPIKQYEQGLQNNEALILLLGLNTQGLSIGYSYDVTISTLGFTTGGAHEISVTYTFPRPNERRGSLFQHGAGIPCPTY, from the coding sequence ATGACCCGACTATTTCTACTTTTTTTCGCGTTTTTTCTCACGTTTCTGGTGCGGGCGCAAGATCCGCAGTATTCCCAGTTTTATGCCATCCCGATGTACATGAATCCGGCCTTTGCCGGAAGTGCGCAGGTGGGGCGGCTGTCGGCCATTTACCGGAACCAGTGGCCTACCCTGGAAGCCAACTACACGACCTTCTCGGCTGCGGCCGACTATTACTTTCCCAATGCCCAGAGTGGCGTTGGCCTCATCGCCACGCACGACATTCAGGGATTTGCGAACCTGCAATCGACCGAGATTGCCGGGCAGTATGCCTACCAGGTGGACATGACGCGTACGTTGCGGCTGCGGATGGGACTGCAGGCGGCGTATGTTAACCGTGGGGTCGACTATTTCGGGCTGACGTTCGGCGACCAATTCGACAACCGGGGCTTTCGGCGGGTGCCGACCGGCGAAGTATTGAGCGCGAACCGACGCAGCTACGGCGATATTTCGACCGGGGCGGTATTGTTTACGCCGCAGTTTTACATGGGTCTGTCGGGACACCACCTGAACCGCCCGAACCAGTCGTTTCTGGGCGACCGCGAGGCGGCGAGCCAGTTGCCGATTCGGTACACGTTCATCACGGGCTACAAATTTGCGCTCGACCCGCAGACCAAACGCGGATTGCAGCGCGGTCAGTCGTTCCGGGAGGTGAGCTTTTCGCCAGCTCTGCTCTACATGGCGCAGGGAAAATTCGACCAGCTGAACCTGGGCATGTACCTGACCTACGAGCCGTTCGTGATCGGGGGCTGGTACCGGGGGCTGCCCATCAAGCAATACGAACAGGGATTGCAGAACAACGAGGCGCTGATTCTTCTGCTGGGCCTCAATACGCAGGGACTTTCGATCGGCTACAGCTACGACGTCACGATCTCGACGCTGGGCTTCACGACCGGCGGGGCGCACGAAATTTCGGTGACCTATACTTTCCCGCGGCCTAACGAGCGGCGGGGAAGCCTCTTCCAGCACGGAGCCGGCATTCCGTGTCCGACCTATTAA
- a CDS encoding anti-sigma factor domain-containing protein, with translation MEQLDEIKNSGLLEEYVLGTATPEEQARVQALMERYPEIREEVEALAQALEQYGQLHAVTPPAPLRARILDAIDQLDTPASAAAPAPVLTASRPARGLYWALGAAASVALIATVTSVVFYQQKEAAESELLALQTQIEAAQQENSRLIAFTDQLRQQNDVLRDTNTTAVPMTGLPLAPEALAVVYVNGKDQQAYLNVLNLPEPPAGSQYQLWGIVDGTPVSMGVFDVATPEGLLQKVPFVGLAQAYAVTLEKAGGSPTPTLEQMYVMGQVG, from the coding sequence GTGGAGCAACTAGACGAGATAAAGAATTCGGGCCTCCTGGAGGAATATGTGCTGGGTACTGCTACGCCAGAAGAACAGGCGCGTGTGCAGGCGTTGATGGAGCGCTACCCGGAGATTCGCGAAGAAGTAGAAGCGCTGGCGCAGGCCCTGGAACAGTACGGCCAGTTGCACGCCGTGACGCCACCCGCCCCGCTGCGCGCCCGTATTCTGGACGCCATCGATCAGCTGGACACACCCGCTTCTGCGGCCGCTCCCGCCCCGGTGCTGACGGCCAGCCGACCCGCTCGGGGGCTGTACTGGGCCTTGGGAGCCGCGGCCAGCGTAGCGCTGATCGCCACGGTTACGAGCGTTGTGTTCTACCAACAGAAAGAAGCCGCCGAATCGGAATTGCTGGCTTTGCAGACCCAGATCGAAGCGGCCCAGCAGGAAAACAGCCGCTTGATTGCCTTCACCGACCAGCTCCGCCAGCAGAACGACGTGCTACGCGACACCAACACCACCGCAGTCCCGATGACGGGGCTGCCCCTCGCGCCGGAAGCGCTGGCGGTGGTCTATGTCAACGGAAAGGATCAGCAAGCCTACCTCAACGTCCTGAACCTGCCCGAACCGCCAGCCGGCTCGCAGTACCAACTCTGGGGCATTGTCGACGGTACGCCCGTCAGCATGGGCGTCTTCGACGTGGCGACACCCGAAGGACTTCTGCAAAAAGTGCCGTTTGTGGGCTTAGCGCAGGCCTACGCCGTTACGCTGGAAAAAGCGGGCGGCAGCCCCACCCCTACACTGGAGCAGATGTACGTGATGGGACAGGTGGGCTAA
- a CDS encoding RNA polymerase sigma factor — translation MAHSPAGSREQEIIGLLQADDKRAMRLLYDHYAPTLYGIVLRIVQSEELAQDVLQESFIKVWRNRHRYDATKGRLFTWLLNICRNQAIDTVRSARHIQSQKIQPIDFSVYNLESLSNRPAPEHIGVQQMVETLDPKYRQVIDLIYFQGYTHTEVEEALQIPLGTVKSRVKIALRELRKFFRDHPSLLWWLFLMCIS, via the coding sequence ATGGCGCACTCTCCTGCCGGTTCTCGTGAGCAAGAAATCATTGGGCTTTTACAAGCCGATGACAAAAGGGCCATGCGTCTGCTCTACGACCACTACGCACCCACCCTGTACGGCATCGTGTTGCGCATCGTCCAGTCGGAAGAACTGGCGCAGGATGTTTTGCAAGAGAGTTTTATCAAGGTATGGCGCAACCGGCATCGCTACGATGCCACCAAAGGGCGTCTGTTCACCTGGTTGTTGAACATTTGCCGCAATCAGGCCATCGACACCGTGCGCTCGGCACGCCATATCCAGTCCCAAAAAATCCAGCCGATCGATTTCTCAGTATATAACCTGGAATCGTTAAGCAACCGACCCGCACCCGAGCATATCGGCGTGCAGCAGATGGTCGAGACGCTGGACCCAAAATACCGACAGGTAATCGACCTGATTTACTTTCAGGGATATACTCATACAGAAGTAGAAGAAGCGCTGCAAATTCCGTTGGGAACGGTGAAGTCGCGCGTGAAGATTGCCCTACGCGAGCTTCGAAAATTCTTCCGGGATCATCCCAGCCTGCTTTGGTGGTTATTTCTGATGTGCATTAGCTGA
- a CDS encoding FG-GAP repeat domain-containing protein, giving the protein MALRFRLLPLLFALLGCSASPDRPATAPAPDGEALAQQYCVSCHQYPAPALLDRSTWETYVLPRMGYLMGRYPSDSVRQQLLEKGAGGARVMQRNVFPVRPWLDDATWQKIVDYYRTEAPDTLPRPADTPITPGLPGFTVKTPPYQLSPPSTTLVRFREGQGLFVADAHTQRLYQFDAQLRLQQAANVGEAAVALEETDDQLRLTVMGSFSPTDAPSGQVLALPTQPGLRPGVVLGNLQRPVHTAYADLNGDGREDLVTCEFAKWTGGLSWWELTTEGRYRRHALREKPGATQVYVHDLNGDARPDLIALFGQGDEGIFLYYNEGEGSFREERALAFPPSWGSSALTLVDWNDDGAVDLLYTNGDNADYPPLLKPYHGIRLYLNDGQQHFTEQFFYPMHGAYRAVAADFDQDGDRDLAAIAFFPDFAHRPEAAFQYLENRGDDHFTAYTFPQVTDGRWLVLEVGDLEGDGDLDLALGSLAFEVIPPGDWVARWTARGLPFVVLENTLH; this is encoded by the coding sequence ATGGCCCTACGGTTCCGCCTCTTGCCTTTGCTGTTTGCGCTGCTGGGTTGCAGCGCCTCGCCTGACCGACCGGCCACTGCGCCCGCCCCCGACGGCGAGGCCCTGGCGCAGCAGTATTGCGTTAGCTGTCATCAGTATCCTGCGCCTGCGCTGCTCGACCGGTCGACGTGGGAAACCTACGTGCTGCCGCGGATGGGCTACCTGATGGGGCGCTACCCGAGCGACAGCGTACGGCAACAGTTACTAGAGAAAGGAGCCGGTGGTGCGCGGGTGATGCAGCGCAACGTGTTTCCGGTGCGGCCCTGGCTCGACGACGCCACGTGGCAGAAGATCGTGGACTACTACCGGACCGAAGCGCCCGACACGCTGCCCCGCCCGGCCGACACGCCGATCACCCCGGGGCTACCCGGCTTTACGGTCAAAACCCCGCCCTACCAACTTTCGCCGCCCAGCACAACGCTGGTTCGGTTTCGGGAGGGACAGGGACTTTTTGTGGCCGATGCCCATACCCAACGCCTCTACCAGTTCGACGCGCAGTTGCGCCTCCAGCAAGCCGCCAACGTCGGCGAAGCGGCCGTGGCCCTCGAAGAAACGGACGATCAGTTGCGCCTGACCGTAATGGGTTCGTTTTCGCCCACCGATGCGCCCTCGGGGCAGGTGCTGGCACTGCCGACCCAACCCGGGCTGCGGCCGGGCGTTGTGCTGGGCAACCTGCAACGGCCCGTCCATACGGCCTACGCCGACCTGAATGGCGACGGACGTGAAGACCTGGTGACCTGCGAATTTGCCAAATGGACCGGCGGCCTCTCGTGGTGGGAACTGACGACAGAGGGGCGTTACCGCCGCCATGCGCTGCGCGAAAAGCCCGGCGCTACGCAGGTTTACGTTCATGACCTGAACGGTGATGCACGCCCGGACCTGATCGCGCTGTTCGGGCAGGGCGACGAAGGCATTTTTCTCTATTACAATGAAGGCGAAGGTTCGTTTCGGGAAGAGCGGGCGCTGGCGTTTCCGCCGAGCTGGGGCTCCAGTGCGCTCACGCTGGTCGACTGGAACGACGACGGCGCGGTTGACCTGCTGTATACCAACGGCGACAACGCCGATTACCCTCCGCTGTTGAAACCCTACCACGGCATTCGCCTCTACCTGAACGACGGACAGCAGCATTTTACGGAACAATTCTTCTATCCGATGCACGGTGCCTACCGGGCCGTTGCGGCCGACTTCGATCAGGACGGCGACCGCGACCTGGCCGCCATCGCGTTTTTTCCCGATTTCGCCCATCGCCCCGAAGCCGCCTTTCAGTATCTGGAAAATCGGGGAGACGACCACTTTACCGCCTACACGTTTCCGCAGGTGACCGACGGACGCTGGCTGGTGCTGGAAGTGGGCGACCTGGAAGGCGACGGCGACCTGGATCTGGCGTTGGGATCGCTGGCGTTCGAGGTAATTCCCCCAGGCGACTGGGTCGCGCGCTGGACCGCCCGGGGACTTCCGTTCGTGGTGCTGGAAAATACGTTGCACTAA
- a CDS encoding family 20 glycosylhydrolase produces the protein MKYTTPLILSLGLFFAACSPSTAPTEEAQTNKAQAKPRIGIVPQPVQLTTQTGQFALNDRTRVLYPAENADMVRTARYLAEQLSARTGLTIGTAAISAGPAAAEEGIVLELGDIASSNAEAYALTVDSKRVSLLANDPKGTFYGVQTLLQLLPLSLPGEAEPQTWTLPAVQIQDEPRFGYRGMHLDVGRHLFSVEEIKNYIDLLAMHKFNRFHWHLTEDQGWRIEIKQYPRLTQVGAYRKETVIGRKGPNNQYDGKRYGGFYTQDEVREVVKYAQDRFITIIPEIEMPGHSLAALSAYPELGCTDGPFEAATTWGVFEDIYCPSEQTFTFLEKVLLEVMDLFPSEYIHIGGDEAPKARWEESKLAQEVIRREGLKDEHELQTYFIERIEKFLNAKGRKLIGWDEILEGGLSPDATVMSWRGEAGGIEAARQHHDVIMTPTTYVYFDYLQSRSPEEPLGIGGYLPLENVYNYEPLPKELTAEEAKYILGAQANVWTEYISTPEHLEYMVLPRMAALAEVVWSPKEGRGWESFKSRMPQLYRRYYAQGLNFRVPEPVVTKRYQHVSQGDSIRLENTLGFGEVRYTTDGSVPTPNAKRYERPISVRKSTTIRAKTFLPDGRSSVTTITQALLDDELPIGTTYGLRYRYVEEDSLTAVPSFTQVKRMGETMEFRLSEAKTRGSRYAISFEGNLKITTEGLYTFYLTSQHGSRLFLNDQLIVDNDGLHPKQTKEGQITLAEGDYPIRVEYFDAAWGGDLQVMMEGPNFPKQEIPARLLYVKQ, from the coding sequence ATGAAGTATACTACTCCCCTGATCCTGAGTTTGGGATTATTCTTTGCGGCCTGTTCGCCCTCGACCGCCCCGACCGAGGAGGCGCAGACCAACAAGGCGCAGGCCAAACCACGTATCGGCATCGTTCCGCAACCCGTGCAACTGACGACCCAGACGGGGCAGTTTGCCCTGAACGACCGCACGCGCGTGCTCTATCCGGCCGAAAATGCCGACATGGTGCGCACCGCACGGTACCTGGCCGAACAGCTCAGCGCGCGGACCGGCCTCACCATCGGGACGGCCGCCATTTCGGCGGGTCCGGCGGCGGCTGAAGAAGGCATTGTGCTGGAGCTGGGAGACATTGCCTCGTCGAATGCCGAGGCGTACGCATTAACAGTGGATAGCAAACGTGTGTCTTTGCTGGCCAACGACCCGAAGGGCACCTTTTACGGCGTGCAGACGCTTCTGCAATTGCTGCCCCTGTCGCTGCCCGGCGAGGCCGAACCGCAAACCTGGACCCTCCCGGCAGTGCAGATTCAGGACGAGCCGCGCTTTGGCTACCGGGGCATGCACCTTGACGTGGGGCGTCATCTGTTCTCGGTCGAAGAGATCAAAAACTACATCGACCTGCTGGCGATGCACAAGTTCAACCGGTTTCACTGGCACCTGACCGAAGACCAGGGCTGGCGCATCGAAATCAAACAGTACCCTCGCCTGACGCAGGTGGGGGCGTACCGGAAAGAAACCGTGATTGGCCGCAAAGGCCCCAACAACCAGTACGACGGCAAGCGCTACGGCGGCTTCTATACCCAGGACGAAGTGCGCGAGGTAGTCAAATATGCCCAGGACCGGTTCATCACCATCATTCCCGAAATCGAAATGCCCGGCCACTCGCTGGCGGCGTTGTCGGCTTATCCGGAGTTGGGCTGCACCGACGGCCCGTTCGAAGCGGCCACAACCTGGGGGGTGTTTGAGGACATCTACTGCCCCAGCGAACAGACGTTTACGTTTCTGGAAAAAGTGCTGCTGGAAGTGATGGACCTGTTTCCGAGCGAATACATCCACATCGGTGGCGACGAAGCGCCCAAAGCCCGCTGGGAAGAGAGCAAGCTGGCGCAGGAGGTGATTCGCCGCGAGGGCCTGAAAGACGAGCACGAACTGCAGACTTACTTCATCGAACGCATCGAGAAGTTTCTTAATGCCAAAGGCCGGAAGCTGATCGGCTGGGACGAGATTCTGGAAGGTGGCCTTTCGCCCGATGCCACGGTGATGTCGTGGCGGGGAGAAGCCGGTGGCATCGAAGCGGCCCGGCAGCACCACGACGTGATCATGACGCCCACGACCTACGTCTATTTCGATTACCTGCAATCGCGTTCGCCGGAAGAGCCGCTGGGCATTGGCGGCTACCTGCCGCTGGAAAATGTCTATAACTACGAGCCGCTGCCCAAGGAGCTGACGGCCGAAGAAGCGAAGTACATTCTGGGCGCACAGGCCAACGTCTGGACCGAATACATCTCCACGCCCGAGCATCTGGAATACATGGTGCTTCCCCGCATGGCCGCGCTGGCCGAGGTGGTCTGGTCGCCGAAAGAGGGCCGCGGCTGGGAAAGCTTCAAGAGCCGGATGCCGCAACTGTACCGTCGCTACTATGCACAAGGGCTGAACTTCCGCGTGCCCGAGCCGGTCGTGACCAAGCGCTACCAACACGTGAGCCAGGGCGATTCCATCCGGCTGGAAAACACGTTGGGCTTTGGCGAGGTGCGCTACACCACCGACGGCTCGGTGCCGACGCCCAACGCCAAACGCTACGAACGGCCCATTTCGGTGCGCAAAAGCACCACCATCCGGGCGAAGACGTTTCTGCCCGATGGCCGCAGCAGCGTCACGACCATTACGCAGGCGCTCCTCGACGACGAGCTGCCCATCGGCACTACGTATGGCCTGCGTTACCGGTACGTGGAGGAAGACAGCCTGACGGCGGTGCCCAGTTTCACGCAGGTAAAACGCATGGGTGAGACCATGGAGTTTCGCCTCTCGGAAGCCAAGACCCGAGGCTCGCGCTACGCGATCTCGTTCGAAGGAAACCTGAAGATTACAACCGAAGGGCTCTACACGTTTTACCTGACGTCGCAGCACGGCAGCCGGCTTTTTCTCAACGATCAATTGATCGTCGACAACGACGGCCTGCATCCCAAACAGACCAAAGAAGGACAAATTACGCTCGCGGAGGGCGACTATCCCATTCGGGTCGAGTACTTCGATGCGGCCTGGGGCGGAGATTTACAAGTTATGATGGAAGGACCTAATTTTCCGAAACAGGAAATTCCGGCCCGGCTGCTGTACGTAAAGCAGTAA
- a CDS encoding PEGA domain-containing protein: MGFTSPSVRAIVTSTLALTLLLSSCSSATLIQSSPSGAHVYLNDQYVGTTPYQHEDTKVSGTRTPLRLELEGYEPLQTWLVRNEEADAGAIIGGIFFMFPFIWTLGYLPEHTYELQPLLQEPLPQEPMPAVGNDASQTMEEKLRALKKLREEDLITEEEYEAARKKALGIEE; the protein is encoded by the coding sequence ATGGGCTTTACCTCTCCTTCCGTTCGCGCTATCGTGACCAGTACGCTGGCGCTCACCCTCCTGCTGAGCAGTTGCAGCAGTGCGACCCTGATTCAATCGTCTCCCAGTGGGGCGCACGTGTACCTGAACGATCAGTACGTCGGCACCACGCCCTACCAGCACGAAGACACCAAAGTATCGGGGACCCGCACCCCGCTGCGTCTTGAGTTAGAGGGGTACGAACCGCTGCAAACCTGGTTGGTCCGCAACGAAGAAGCCGACGCCGGGGCCATCATCGGTGGGATTTTCTTTATGTTTCCTTTTATCTGGACGCTGGGGTATCTGCCGGAGCATACGTACGAATTACAACCGCTGCTGCAGGAACCGCTGCCCCAGGAGCCGATGCCGGCCGTAGGCAACGACGCGTCGCAAACGATGGAAGAAAAATTGCGCGCGCTGAAAAAACTCCGCGAAGAAGACCTGATTACGGAAGAAGAATACGAAGCGGCACGCAAAAAAGCGCTGGGCATCGAAGAATAA
- a CDS encoding M14 family metallopeptidase: MKRFYALLFGLLLFQSGYAQQSPQEFLGYPLGSHFTPHHRVVAYVQHVAAQSPYVQVQQFGETYEGRPLLALTVTSPANQQRLEALRTAHLQRAGLLEGTPGLADNVAIVWLSYGVHGNESVSTEASMLTLYELISNPEKRQWLDNTVVIMDPCLNPDGRERYVHWYQQTVGYPNNPHPDAWEHQEPWPRGRTNHYYFDLNRDWAWQIQQESQARHKLYQQWLPHVHADFHEMGPSASYFFAPSAEPFHKDVTPWQREFQQTIGRNHAKYFDQAGWLYFTREVYDLFYPSYGDTWPTLNGAIGMTYEQGGSGRAGLALIVADGDTLTLDERLAHHYTTGLSTVEIASQHADRLTSEFDRFFSESTRNPRGTFRTYAISAGQHPDAVKHLTTYLDQLGIQYGYAGRAASSRRGYNYMTGQTGAVQVQPGDVLVSAYQPRSTMVKTLFEPTTVLSDSLTYDITAWALPYSFGVQAYALPERLTPQAAQPTPTTSPAAPSVEGTPYAYLIPWTGLNDARLLAHLLNQGVRFRYASEPFALGGTTYGAGTLIALRDDNGAVRAQFDTLVPNAGTRLDVAVVPITTGWVDQGRDLGSSFVQRLEAPRVGVLAGPEVSSLNFGETWHFFERQLGYPVTVLPTESFGRVDLADYDVLILPEGDYGDLLSEARRTELTDWLRAGGRLIATGRATQAFVGQKGYGLAWQPSDSATRSEAKQLNSRLKTYGQRDRKEASAAIPGAIFKTSLDTTHPLAFGYAPEYYTLKQDTLAYTYLTKGWNVGVIKSEALVSGFVGRKAQPKTSQALVFGVQPMGRGSVVYLVDNPLFRGFWHSGKLLYCNAVFLRE; this comes from the coding sequence ATGAAACGATTTTACGCGCTTTTGTTCGGATTGCTTTTGTTCCAGTCCGGCTATGCACAGCAGTCTCCTCAGGAATTTCTGGGTTACCCGCTAGGTTCTCACTTCACGCCGCATCACCGCGTGGTGGCGTACGTGCAGCACGTCGCCGCGCAGTCGCCGTACGTACAGGTGCAACAATTCGGCGAAACCTACGAAGGGCGCCCTTTGCTGGCGCTGACGGTTACTTCGCCAGCCAACCAACAGCGTCTGGAAGCCCTCCGTACGGCCCATTTGCAACGCGCCGGCCTGCTGGAAGGCACGCCGGGCCTGGCCGATAACGTGGCCATCGTCTGGCTCAGCTACGGCGTGCACGGCAACGAATCGGTGTCGACCGAAGCATCGATGCTCACCCTCTACGAACTGATCAGCAACCCCGAAAAACGCCAGTGGTTGGACAACACGGTCGTGATCATGGACCCCTGCCTGAACCCCGACGGGCGCGAGCGGTACGTCCACTGGTACCAGCAGACGGTTGGCTACCCGAACAACCCGCATCCCGATGCTTGGGAGCACCAGGAACCCTGGCCGCGCGGACGCACGAATCACTACTACTTTGACCTGAACCGCGACTGGGCGTGGCAGATCCAGCAAGAAAGCCAGGCCCGCCACAAACTCTATCAGCAGTGGTTGCCCCACGTTCACGCCGATTTCCACGAAATGGGCCCTTCGGCTTCGTATTTCTTTGCACCGTCGGCCGAACCGTTCCACAAGGACGTGACACCCTGGCAACGCGAATTTCAACAGACCATCGGCCGCAACCACGCGAAATATTTCGACCAAGCCGGTTGGCTCTACTTTACCCGCGAGGTATACGATCTGTTTTACCCCAGCTACGGCGACACCTGGCCCACGCTGAACGGGGCCATCGGCATGACTTACGAACAGGGCGGCTCGGGGCGCGCCGGACTCGCGCTGATCGTGGCCGACGGCGACACGCTGACGCTCGACGAGCGGCTGGCGCATCACTACACCACGGGGCTTTCGACGGTGGAAATTGCGTCGCAGCACGCCGACCGCCTCACGTCGGAGTTCGACCGCTTTTTCAGCGAGAGCACCCGCAACCCGCGGGGCACGTTCCGCACCTACGCGATCAGCGCCGGTCAACATCCCGACGCCGTGAAACACCTGACGACCTACCTGGATCAACTGGGCATTCAGTACGGATACGCCGGGCGGGCGGCTTCGTCGCGACGCGGCTACAACTACATGACTGGCCAGACCGGTGCCGTGCAGGTGCAGCCGGGCGACGTGCTGGTGTCGGCCTATCAGCCCCGTTCTACCATGGTGAAGACCTTATTTGAGCCGACCACGGTTCTGTCCGATTCACTTACCTATGACATCACGGCCTGGGCTCTGCCGTATTCGTTCGGGGTGCAGGCGTATGCACTGCCCGAGCGCCTCACGCCGCAAGCCGCCCAACCCACTCCGACGACTTCGCCTGCCGCCCCCTCGGTAGAAGGTACGCCGTACGCCTACCTGATTCCCTGGACCGGCCTCAACGACGCGCGTCTTCTGGCTCACCTGCTCAACCAGGGGGTCCGCTTCCGCTACGCTTCCGAGCCGTTTGCCCTGGGCGGAACCACGTACGGGGCGGGCACGCTGATCGCTTTGCGGGACGACAACGGTGCCGTACGTGCGCAGTTCGACACCCTCGTACCAAATGCCGGCACGCGCCTGGACGTTGCGGTGGTGCCCATTACCACGGGGTGGGTAGACCAGGGCCGTGACCTGGGTTCCAGTTTTGTGCAGCGGCTGGAAGCGCCCCGCGTGGGGGTGTTGGCCGGACCGGAAGTCAGCTCACTCAACTTTGGGGAAACATGGCACTTTTTCGAGCGGCAGCTCGGCTACCCGGTCACCGTCTTGCCGACCGAGTCGTTCGGCCGTGTGGATCTGGCCGACTACGACGTGCTGATTCTGCCCGAAGGCGACTACGGCGACCTGCTGAGCGAAGCGCGCCGAACCGAACTTACCGACTGGCTCCGTGCCGGGGGTCGACTCATCGCTACCGGGCGGGCTACCCAGGCGTTTGTCGGGCAAAAAGGCTACGGCCTGGCGTGGCAGCCCTCCGACAGCGCCACCCGGTCGGAAGCCAAACAACTCAACTCCCGGCTGAAAACCTACGGGCAACGCGACCGCAAAGAAGCCAGTGCGGCCATTCCGGGCGCGATTTTCAAGACCTCGCTCGACACGACCCACCCGCTGGCATTCGGGTATGCACCCGAGTACTACACCCTGAAGCAGGATACACTTGCTTACACCTACCTCACGAAAGGCTGGAACGTGGGGGTGATTAAGTCCGAAGCACTGGTGAGCGGTTTTGTAGGTCGAAAAGCCCAGCCCAAAACGTCTCAGGCGCTGGTTTTCGGCGTGCAGCCGATGGGCCGTGGCAGCGTTGTGTACCTGGTCGACAACCCTCTGTTCCGCGGATTCTGGCACAGCGGCAAGCTGCTGTATTGCAATGCCGTCTTTCTACGCGAATAG
- a CDS encoding sensor histidine kinase, translated as MKTLFSWLTYGEREQDVRSDDFRYVQIANALALLLALLSFMVTVALYLIFGWVLSVPLALGSGLFFLGMVAMNRFGQHRLGRIGISLFVPLYALLVSILVKQGEAYVEEPEYFDTRLIILSASLLPVLLFRYQEWRMWAAGLAISFAILLGYDVVHDWFGVGYYQTGHTASNYAFARALFPITYLLLTGSFLYYKRQLEKAEGVLHQNNLELADLYKEIQSQNEEIQAQAEDLAQSQNKLQEAYQQISQHNTALTNENTLLYQHLREQNTILESSNAELHKRLDELEQFSYTLSHNLRGPVASLLGLTALFDVQQGEPVNPELVQHIKTTAQRLDDVIQDLAKVLQMREGNKPFEEVDLPQLVNHVLLALQDAGEDQDATIDLDLNVTSVYCIKSYLHSILYNLISNALKYCDPLRPSKVAVHARQEGQELLLEVADNGIGIDLERHGRQLFKMYHRFSVRREGRGLGLYLARVQAEAMEGHIEVQSEVGKGTSFQIWLPLRRPE; from the coding sequence TTGAAAACATTATTTTCATGGTTGACCTACGGCGAGCGGGAACAGGACGTACGTTCTGACGACTTTCGTTACGTACAAATTGCCAATGCCCTGGCGCTGTTGCTGGCGCTGCTCAGCTTTATGGTCACGGTGGCGCTCTACCTGATTTTCGGGTGGGTACTGTCGGTGCCGCTGGCGCTGGGCAGCGGGCTCTTTTTTCTGGGCATGGTGGCCATGAATCGGTTCGGTCAGCACCGCCTGGGTCGCATTGGCATTTCGCTGTTTGTGCCGTTGTATGCCTTGCTGGTCTCCATCCTGGTGAAACAGGGGGAAGCCTACGTCGAAGAGCCCGAATACTTTGATACGCGCCTGATTATCCTCTCGGCTTCCTTACTGCCGGTGCTGTTGTTCCGCTACCAGGAATGGCGCATGTGGGCCGCCGGTCTGGCCATCAGTTTTGCGATTTTGCTGGGATACGATGTGGTGCACGACTGGTTCGGGGTGGGCTATTACCAAACGGGGCATACGGCCTCGAACTACGCGTTTGCGCGTGCTCTGTTTCCCATCACCTACCTGCTCCTGACAGGCAGTTTTTTGTATTACAAGCGGCAGCTGGAAAAGGCCGAAGGCGTACTGCACCAGAACAACCTGGAGCTGGCCGATTTGTATAAGGAAATTCAGAGCCAGAACGAAGAAATTCAGGCGCAGGCCGAGGACCTGGCCCAGAGCCAGAACAAGCTTCAGGAGGCTTACCAGCAGATCTCGCAGCACAACACCGCCCTGACCAACGAAAATACGCTGCTGTACCAGCACTTGCGCGAGCAGAACACCATTTTGGAGTCCAGCAACGCCGAGCTGCACAAGCGGCTGGACGAGTTGGAGCAGTTCAGTTACACGCTTTCGCACAACCTGCGGGGGCCGGTTGCCAGCCTGTTGGGCCTTACGGCGCTGTTCGACGTACAGCAGGGGGAACCCGTGAATCCGGAATTGGTGCAACACATCAAAACTACCGCCCAACGGCTCGACGACGTGATTCAGGACTTGGCCAAGGTGTTGCAGATGCGGGAAGGCAACAAGCCGTTTGAGGAAGTAGACCTGCCGCAGCTGGTCAACCATGTGCTGCTGGCCCTGCAAGACGCCGGCGAAGACCAGGACGCCACCATCGACCTCGATCTGAACGTGACGTCGGTCTATTGCATCAAGTCGTACCTGCACAGCATTCTGTACAACCTGATCAGCAATGCCCTCAAGTACTGCGATCCCCTCCGGCCGAGCAAAGTTGCGGTTCATGCCCGTCAGGAAGGGCAGGAGTTGCTGCTGGAAGTCGCCGACAACGGAATTGGGATCGACCTGGAACGCCACGGGCGGCAATTGTTCAAAATGTACCACCGGTTTAGTGTCCGGCGCGAGGGCCGTGGCCTGGGGCTTTACCTGGCGCGGGTCCAGGCCGAAGCCATGGAAGGGCACATCGAAGTGCAGAGCGAAGTCGGCAAAGGCACCAGTTTCCAGATCTGGCTTCCGTTGCGGCGACCCGAATAA